The Sandaracinaceae bacterium genome window below encodes:
- a CDS encoding alpha/beta fold hydrolase — MPSRSPLPTPKTFDFAGRRIAYRELGSGPRVIVLVHGLLMDVRMFTVLAPTLAAAGNRVILADMLGHGASAQPHDMADYSMPQFGRDVIALLDHLGVQQAVVGGTSLGANVALEAAVHAPERVRGLFVEMPVLESGIAAAGAVFVPLALALRVNPLGMGLMAQLARLVPRTHWIVDMGLDTLRRDPKASLAVLDGLTFGRIAPPRELRRALRQPALIVGHAADPIHPFADAGKLADEMPRGRLLTARSAAEWRVIPKRLDGELCAFLDMVWGQPQSVAKAAS; from the coding sequence CTCTGCCCACCCCCAAGACCTTCGATTTTGCCGGCCGCCGCATCGCGTACCGTGAGCTGGGCTCCGGTCCGCGGGTGATCGTGCTCGTGCACGGCCTGCTCATGGACGTGCGCATGTTCACCGTGCTCGCGCCCACTCTGGCTGCCGCGGGCAACCGCGTGATTCTCGCGGACATGCTGGGGCACGGCGCGTCTGCGCAGCCGCACGACATGGCGGACTACTCCATGCCGCAGTTCGGCCGGGACGTCATCGCGCTGCTGGACCACCTGGGGGTGCAGCAGGCCGTGGTGGGCGGCACGTCGCTCGGTGCGAACGTGGCGCTCGAGGCGGCGGTTCACGCTCCGGAGCGGGTGCGTGGCCTGTTCGTGGAGATGCCCGTGCTCGAGAGCGGCATCGCCGCGGCGGGCGCGGTGTTCGTTCCGCTGGCGCTCGCGCTGCGCGTCAACCCGCTGGGCATGGGGCTGATGGCGCAGCTGGCGCGGCTGGTTCCGCGCACGCACTGGATCGTGGACATGGGGCTCGACACGCTGCGGCGCGACCCCAAGGCCTCGCTCGCCGTGCTGGATGGGCTGACGTTCGGGCGCATCGCCCCGCCGCGCGAGCTGCGCCGCGCGCTGCGTCAGCCGGCGCTCATCGTGGGGCACGCCGCCGACCCGATTCACCCGTTCGCCGACGCGGGCAAGCTGGCCGACGAGATGCCGCGTGGGCGTCTGCTGACGGCGCGCTCGGCGGCCGAGTGGCGCGTCATCCCCAAGCGCCTAGACGGCGAGCTGTGCGCCTTCCTCGACATGGTCTGGGGCCAGCCGCAGAGCGTCGCCAAGGCCGCGAGCTGA
- a CDS encoding DUF2817 domain-containing protein codes for MTTESRVFTPEKRTFASLRRDLRIFAKYHLVRQPHRYPAPAEADMGVELLAFDLAAHVRALQAYEPHFSSETLGTVAYAGREHAITWVRNSAPVDAPRLLVLSGVHGNEHAGIVCVPRILERLVALGQPRVAVGIVTPVNPIGAVEGSRFNGQGFDINRDFRRFETEEARIVRRVIADFRPSLIVSLHEGPQDASFVFVNRSTPAGLAERAIAQLAARGVTLSATDYFGRTLPSPGYSPVSLANHLITRVWAATLGMMHTGMYADELSVGELTLESSWRGREEDRVRAHVELVCALVAELAPLSQDA; via the coding sequence ATGACCACCGAGTCCCGTGTCTTCACGCCAGAGAAGCGCACGTTCGCCTCACTGCGTCGCGACCTGCGCATCTTCGCCAAGTACCACTTGGTACGTCAGCCTCATCGCTATCCCGCCCCCGCCGAAGCCGACATGGGCGTGGAGCTGCTGGCCTTCGACCTCGCGGCGCACGTTCGCGCGCTGCAGGCCTACGAACCCCACTTCAGCAGCGAGACGCTGGGCACCGTGGCATACGCCGGGCGCGAGCACGCCATCACCTGGGTGCGGAACAGCGCTCCCGTAGACGCGCCACGCTTGCTGGTGCTCTCGGGTGTGCATGGCAACGAGCACGCGGGGATCGTGTGCGTGCCACGCATCCTCGAGCGCCTCGTCGCCCTCGGACAGCCGCGCGTCGCGGTGGGCATCGTGACGCCCGTGAACCCCATCGGCGCCGTAGAAGGCTCGCGCTTCAATGGGCAGGGCTTCGACATCAATCGCGACTTCCGCCGCTTCGAGACGGAAGAAGCCAGGATCGTGCGCCGGGTCATCGCCGACTTCCGGCCCAGCCTGATCGTCTCATTGCACGAAGGTCCCCAAGACGCGTCGTTCGTCTTCGTCAATCGCAGCACGCCGGCCGGTCTCGCAGAGAGGGCCATCGCGCAGCTTGCCGCGCGCGGCGTGACGCTGTCTGCCACCGACTACTTCGGCCGCACCCTTCCGTCGCCGGGGTACTCGCCCGTGAGCCTGGCCAACCACTTGATCACCCGGGTCTGGGCCGCCACCCTGGGCATGATGCACACCGGCATGTATGCCGATGAGCTGAGCGTTGGCGAACTCACGCTCGAGAGTTCTTGGCGCGGCCGCGAAGAAGACCGCGTGCGCGCGCACGTGGAGCTGGTCTGCGCGCTGGTCGCCGAGCTTGCGCCCCTGTCTCAGGACGCCTGA
- a CDS encoding DUF1152 domain-containing protein, with protein MSLATPPLLARLAGAKRVLIAGAGGGYDVFAGIPLAVHLMAQGTHVTFANLTFTYVGGTDAQFIAPNIALVTSDTIGEDHYFPERSLARWLLQRGIDARVYTLDKVGVDPLTRAYRELVHLTRADTVVLVDGGTDILMRGDEAGLGTPQEDVTSLAAVHALDIPTKLVACLGFGVDAFHGVCHAHFLENVAALETDGAFLGAFSVPRSSREGAAYLDAVELAHRDNPARVSIVNASISSALRGQFGNVPLSERTARSELFINPLMSMYFGFELDAVARRCLYLDQLRGTRTIFEVSAVIEAFRHEVTTRPRRSIPH; from the coding sequence ATGTCGCTCGCCACCCCCCCACTCCTCGCGCGCCTGGCCGGCGCGAAGCGCGTGCTGATCGCGGGCGCAGGTGGCGGCTACGATGTGTTCGCCGGCATCCCGCTCGCGGTGCACCTCATGGCGCAGGGCACGCACGTCACGTTCGCGAACCTCACGTTCACCTACGTGGGGGGCACGGACGCGCAGTTCATCGCGCCCAACATCGCGCTGGTGACCAGCGACACCATCGGCGAGGACCACTACTTTCCCGAGCGCTCGCTGGCCCGCTGGCTCTTGCAGCGCGGCATCGACGCGCGCGTCTACACGCTCGACAAGGTGGGCGTGGACCCGCTCACGCGCGCCTACCGCGAGCTGGTACACCTCACGCGCGCGGACACCGTGGTGCTGGTGGACGGCGGCACCGACATCTTGATGCGGGGCGACGAGGCGGGTCTGGGCACGCCGCAGGAGGACGTCACCAGCCTGGCGGCGGTACACGCGCTCGACATCCCCACCAAGCTCGTGGCGTGCTTGGGCTTCGGGGTGGACGCGTTCCACGGCGTCTGCCACGCGCACTTCCTCGAGAACGTGGCGGCCCTCGAGACGGACGGGGCATTTCTGGGGGCCTTCTCCGTGCCGCGCAGCTCGCGCGAGGGCGCGGCCTACCTGGACGCCGTGGAGCTGGCGCACCGCGACAACCCGGCGCGCGTCAGCATCGTGAACGCCAGCATCTCGTCGGCGCTGCGAGGGCAGTTCGGCAACGTGCCCCTCTCGGAGCGCACGGCGCGCAGCGAGCTGTTCATCAACCCGCTCATGTCCATGTACTTCGGCTTCGAGCTGGACGCGGTGGCGCGCCGCTGCCTGTACCTGGACCAGCTGCGTGGCACGCGCACCATCTTCGAGGTGTCCGCGGTGATCGAGGCCTTCCGCCACGAGGTCACCACGCGGCCCCGGCGCAGCATCCCGCACTGA
- a CDS encoding site-2 protease family protein, with protein MSQKLPIATVAGIRVYVHWTFSLLVLWIIVSGVRAGSGALDIAWSLLFVLSMFTCVVLHELGHALAARRYGIKTRDITLLPIGGVASLESMPEKPSEELVVALAGPAVNFVIALLLLPVVSALPNPSQVEQLNTIHAGNFLLALLSVNLVLALFNLLPAFPMDGGRVLRALLAMRLPRAQATRVAALVGQLCAVGFVVLGFTSNPMLALVGIFIFVGAQSEASYTNTKSMLAGYTVRDVMLREFRTIEAGSTVGSAVQLLLDTQCRTFLVTEESTPVGILTREAIIRALSEAGDGALVRQAMDPELLALGPELPLDEAFQRMNQQRKELMPVMEGGQLVGALDHENVAEFVMILTAKAK; from the coding sequence ATGTCCCAGAAGCTCCCCATCGCGACCGTCGCGGGCATCCGCGTCTACGTGCACTGGACGTTCTCGCTGCTGGTCCTCTGGATCATCGTGTCTGGCGTGCGCGCCGGGTCCGGCGCTCTGGACATCGCGTGGTCGCTGCTGTTCGTGCTGTCCATGTTCACGTGCGTGGTGCTGCACGAGCTGGGTCACGCGCTCGCCGCGCGGCGCTACGGCATCAAGACACGGGACATCACGCTGTTGCCCATCGGCGGCGTGGCCAGCCTCGAGTCCATGCCCGAGAAGCCGAGTGAGGAGCTGGTGGTGGCGCTGGCCGGGCCTGCCGTGAACTTCGTCATCGCGCTGCTGCTGCTGCCAGTGGTGAGTGCGCTGCCCAACCCGAGCCAGGTGGAGCAGCTGAACACCATCCACGCGGGCAACTTCTTGCTGGCGCTGCTGTCGGTGAACCTGGTGCTGGCGCTCTTCAACTTGTTGCCGGCGTTCCCCATGGACGGCGGGCGCGTGCTGCGGGCCCTCCTGGCCATGCGACTGCCGCGTGCCCAGGCCACACGCGTGGCGGCGTTGGTGGGCCAGCTCTGCGCCGTGGGCTTCGTGGTGCTGGGCTTCACGTCCAACCCCATGCTGGCGCTCGTCGGCATCTTCATCTTCGTGGGGGCGCAGTCGGAGGCCAGCTACACCAACACCAAGTCCATGCTGGCCGGCTACACGGTGCGCGACGTCATGTTGCGCGAGTTCCGCACCATCGAAGCAGGCAGCACGGTGGGCAGCGCCGTACAGCTGCTGCTGGACACGCAGTGCCGCACGTTCCTGGTGACGGAGGAGAGCACGCCCGTGGGCATCCTCACGCGCGAGGCCATCATCCGCGCCCTGAGCGAAGCCGGCGACGGCGCGCTGGTGCGGCAGGCCATGGACCCGGAGCTGCTGGCGCTGGGCCCCGAGCTCCCGCTCGACGAGGCGTTCCAGCGCATGAACCAGCAGCGCAAGGAGCTGATGCCCGTCATGGAGGGCGGCCAGCTGGTCGGCGCGCTCGACCACGAGAACGTGGCGGAGTTCGTGATGATCCTGACCGCCAAGGCGAAGTGA
- a CDS encoding alpha/beta fold hydrolase, with translation MSRLARFLIAVAAALVLTSCSDGSSLPPLPDDPASTLGVAAGRPASVRVPSDYDPNVEYPLVILLHGYSASGGVQNIYFGLSNQVTALGFILVVPDGTVNSEGARFWNATDACCNFDTDDVDDVGYLRGLIAEAQANYRVDPRRVYLFGHSNGGFMAHRMACEASDVITAIASLAGSTYLDPADCTPEQPVSMLQIHGTADDIILYDGVAEPVGIVASGYPSAPETTRRSAETAGCDLDAAVAGADLDLDNSLDGAETSVLEYRAGCERGIDAALWTIEGGLHLPIVNRVAFSTAVIEWLKTHER, from the coding sequence ATGTCTCGCCTCGCCCGCTTTCTCATCGCCGTCGCCGCAGCACTCGTGCTCACCTCGTGCTCCGACGGGTCGTCGCTTCCGCCGCTGCCCGATGACCCTGCCAGCACCCTGGGCGTGGCCGCCGGCCGCCCCGCTTCGGTGCGCGTGCCGAGCGACTACGACCCCAACGTGGAGTACCCGCTGGTGATCCTGCTGCACGGCTACTCGGCCTCGGGGGGCGTGCAGAACATCTACTTCGGCCTGTCCAACCAGGTCACGGCGCTGGGCTTCATCCTGGTGGTCCCCGACGGAACGGTGAACTCCGAGGGGGCACGCTTCTGGAACGCCACCGACGCGTGCTGCAACTTCGACACGGACGACGTGGACGACGTGGGCTACCTGCGCGGGCTGATCGCGGAGGCGCAGGCGAACTACCGCGTGGACCCGCGCCGCGTGTACCTCTTCGGGCACAGCAACGGCGGCTTCATGGCGCATCGCATGGCGTGCGAGGCGTCCGACGTCATCACGGCCATCGCCAGCCTCGCGGGCTCCACCTACCTCGACCCCGCCGACTGCACGCCGGAGCAGCCGGTCAGCATGTTGCAGATCCACGGCACGGCCGATGACATCATCCTCTACGACGGCGTCGCCGAACCGGTAGGCATCGTCGCGAGCGGCTACCCCAGCGCCCCCGAGACAACGCGACGCAGCGCCGAGACGGCCGGGTGTGATCTGGATGCTGCCGTCGCAGGCGCCGACCTCGACCTCGACAACAGCCTCGACGGTGCCGAGACGAGCGTGCTCGAGTACCGCGCCGGCTGCGAACGCGGCATCGACGCAGCGCTCTGGACCATCGAGGGCGGTCTGCACCTGCCCATCGTGAACCGCGTGGCGTTCTCCACGGCCGTCATCGAGTGGCTGAAGACCCACGAGCGCTGA
- a CDS encoding class I SAM-dependent methyltransferase: MKRLNDLLVSQLARPHGLLTGPMSALLNRGNRLITAHTIGALDLEPGEAVLEVGFGGGVGLDMVLAHEPRVQLAGVDISDDVVSRARPRYPELELVEAGVERMPFEDGRFDAAFAVNVAYFWPDLPAALRELLRVLRPGGRLVLGVRPPATLARLKFGHAGHREWTPEQYAEALAVAGFVGTSARRMPDPEGGASVVRGERPR, translated from the coding sequence ATGAAGCGCCTGAACGATCTCCTGGTCTCCCAGCTGGCTCGCCCGCACGGTCTCTTGACCGGCCCCATGAGCGCGCTGCTCAACCGCGGCAACCGGCTGATCACGGCGCACACCATCGGCGCCCTCGACCTCGAGCCGGGAGAGGCCGTGCTCGAGGTGGGCTTCGGTGGTGGCGTGGGCCTCGACATGGTGCTGGCGCACGAGCCGCGCGTGCAGCTGGCGGGGGTGGACATCAGCGATGACGTGGTGAGCCGCGCGCGGCCTCGCTACCCGGAGCTCGAGCTGGTGGAGGCCGGGGTGGAGCGCATGCCCTTCGAGGACGGGCGCTTCGACGCGGCGTTTGCGGTGAACGTGGCGTACTTCTGGCCAGACCTGCCGGCGGCGCTGCGCGAGCTGCTGCGGGTGCTGCGGCCGGGGGGCAGGCTGGTGCTGGGTGTGCGCCCGCCCGCCACGCTCGCGCGTCTGAAGTTTGGGCACGCGGGACACCGAGAGTGGACGCCCGAGCAATACGCCGAGGCGCTCGCCGTGGCGGGCTTCGTGGGGACGTCGGCGCGGCGGATGCCGGACCCCGAAGGTGGCGCCAGCGTGGTGCGCGGCGAGCGCCCGCGCTGA
- a CDS encoding tetratricopeptide repeat protein: protein MRSSIAVLVALCGLTLTGCPWTLSEQRGEEHLDAFAIAERHRHHGRLDEAEQAYALAAEHSERRIDRDEAEYRRSRVLIDQERYEEAAALLLDIGARRPVSRRTGRAIYDAARVYDERLQQPERAYALYEEVIRAYPDDGLGTRSLYFRLFTMRDGGDLAGCIAYLDQLYPTLGETGLADDVLKLKADIQLEAEDRAGARATLEQIVRDHPYPQGRRWDDAIAKLAEMDVEDGHPLVAIARLERMLERFENTTIIGSYTQSGMPMAQLNIARIYRDELRDYDEADSQFRRVVRRFPDSILHDDASYERGAMWLDQGERERGCDILRDVVEEFEVGHPRRLAAARVEADCGDSE from the coding sequence GTGCGTAGTTCGATCGCTGTCCTGGTGGCCCTGTGCGGCCTCACTCTCACAGGCTGCCCCTGGACGCTCTCGGAGCAGCGTGGGGAAGAGCACCTCGATGCGTTCGCCATCGCCGAGCGCCACCGGCACCACGGTCGCCTCGACGAGGCCGAGCAGGCCTATGCGCTGGCGGCCGAGCACTCCGAGCGGCGCATCGACCGCGACGAGGCCGAGTACCGCCGCAGCCGCGTGCTCATCGACCAAGAGCGCTATGAGGAAGCGGCCGCGCTGCTGCTGGACATCGGCGCCCGCCGGCCGGTGTCGCGCCGCACGGGTCGCGCCATCTACGACGCCGCGCGCGTCTACGACGAGCGCCTGCAGCAGCCCGAGCGGGCCTACGCGCTGTACGAAGAGGTCATCCGCGCCTACCCGGATGACGGCCTCGGCACGCGCTCGCTGTACTTCCGCCTGTTCACCATGCGCGATGGCGGGGACCTGGCGGGGTGCATCGCGTACCTGGACCAGCTCTACCCCACGCTGGGCGAGACGGGCCTCGCCGACGACGTACTGAAGCTGAAGGCCGACATCCAGCTCGAGGCCGAGGACCGCGCCGGGGCGCGCGCCACGCTCGAGCAGATCGTGCGCGACCATCCGTATCCGCAGGGGCGCCGCTGGGACGACGCCATCGCCAAGCTGGCCGAGATGGACGTCGAAGACGGGCACCCGCTGGTGGCCATCGCGCGGCTCGAGCGCATGCTGGAGCGCTTCGAGAACACCACCATCATCGGCAGCTACACGCAGAGCGGCATGCCCATGGCGCAGCTGAACATCGCGCGCATCTACCGCGACGAGCTGCGCGACTACGACGAAGCGGACAGCCAGTTCCGCCGCGTGGTGCGCCGCTTCCCCGACTCCATCCTGCACGACGACGCCAGCTACGAGCGCGGCGCCATGTGGCTTGACCAGGGCGAGCGCGAGCGTGGCTGCGACATCCTGCGCGACGTGGTGGAAGAGTTCGAGGTGGGCCACCCACGCCGCCTGGCCGCCGCACGCGTCGAAGCCGACTGCGGCGACAGCGAGTAG
- a CDS encoding FHA domain-containing protein, with translation MSCPSCAHKNPAGSVFCQNCGFRLPAEPAPVAVAAPATIACNRCGAQQSAHMRFCTECGNSLPGLPAGPQPQPMPQPAPIMQPAPMPQPAPQARPQPAAQPPASIGQAVAEQISGAIGGPLCWRCRGVGDNGSEFCKFCGARYSDAPGHAPAPQAAAPQPAPYAAPQPAPVQAYAQPAPVMHAPQSAPFATAATVGPGVSPAASVGRLVSILKDGSDGQAFSLKEGNTDIGRTEGDIVLADDPYLSPRHARVRSGSGRFYVRDLDSANGVYIRLTAQVDLTSGDFILIGQQVLRFEVLQDGELPLGPASISGVLAFGTPEVPRFARLVQYTTEGVGRDLHYLYRDETVMGRENGDIVFTDDPFLSRRHAAIEIERSSKRCRLKDVGSSNGTSLRVRGERELTHGDHFRVGRHLFRFDANSGAGR, from the coding sequence ATGAGCTGCCCAAGCTGCGCCCACAAGAACCCTGCGGGGAGCGTCTTCTGCCAGAACTGCGGCTTTCGACTGCCAGCGGAGCCGGCGCCCGTCGCTGTGGCGGCGCCCGCCACCATCGCCTGCAACCGCTGTGGGGCGCAGCAGTCGGCGCACATGCGCTTCTGCACGGAGTGCGGCAACTCGCTTCCGGGCTTGCCCGCTGGGCCGCAGCCGCAGCCCATGCCCCAGCCGGCGCCCATCATGCAGCCCGCGCCCATGCCGCAGCCCGCGCCGCAGGCCAGGCCCCAGCCGGCAGCGCAGCCGCCTGCGTCCATTGGTCAGGCCGTCGCCGAGCAGATCTCGGGCGCCATCGGTGGCCCGCTCTGCTGGCGCTGCCGTGGTGTGGGCGACAACGGCTCGGAGTTCTGCAAGTTCTGTGGCGCGCGCTATAGCGATGCGCCCGGACATGCGCCGGCGCCCCAAGCGGCCGCCCCGCAGCCCGCGCCCTACGCCGCCCCGCAGCCCGCGCCCGTGCAGGCTTATGCCCAGCCGGCGCCCGTCATGCATGCGCCGCAGTCGGCGCCCTTCGCCACGGCGGCCACCGTCGGCCCCGGCGTCAGCCCCGCGGCGTCTGTCGGGCGTCTGGTGTCCATTCTCAAAGACGGCTCCGATGGCCAGGCCTTCTCGCTCAAGGAGGGCAACACGGACATCGGTCGCACCGAGGGCGACATCGTGCTCGCCGACGACCCGTACCTGTCACCACGCCACGCCCGCGTGCGCTCGGGCAGCGGCCGCTTCTACGTGCGGGACCTCGACAGCGCCAACGGCGTCTACATTCGGCTGACTGCGCAGGTGGACCTGACGTCCGGCGACTTCATCCTCATCGGCCAGCAGGTGCTGCGCTTCGAGGTGCTGCAAGACGGCGAGCTGCCGCTCGGCCCCGCCAGCATCAGCGGCGTGCTCGCGTTCGGCACGCCCGAGGTGCCCCGCTTCGCGCGCCTGGTGCAGTACACCACCGAGGGCGTGGGGCGCGACCTGCACTACCTCTACCGTGACGAGACGGTGATGGGCCGCGAGAACGGCGACATCGTCTTCACCGACGACCCGTTCCTCTCGCGCCGTCACGCGGCCATCGAGATCGAGCGCAGCAGCAAGCGTTGCCGCCTCAAGGACGTGGGCTCGTCCAACGGCACCAGCCTGCGTGTCCGTGGCGAGCGCGAGCTCACGCACGGGGATCACTTCCGGGTTGGGCGACACCTCTTTCGCTTCGACGCGAACAGCGGGGCTGGCCGATGA
- a CDS encoding serine/threonine-protein phosphatase encodes MKTPSSVSPSPVPSGPIHVRFFGATNVGLIREHNEDNLTVGNLTTKVRDLPDGQVQEAVVQADGILLAVCDGMGGAAAGEVASQMAVDTIFEIMAGGTTCATRDDLARRLVYSIEDAGGRIFGSAKMDRTRRGMGTTATAAALIDKVLFVGQVGDSRAYVLRNGQLSLITKDQSLVNQLIEAGQLTEEEAESFEHSNIILQALGTTEDVSVDLTFLELRQGDRIMMCSDGLSGMVHAEIIREVLAEVKDIPACCARLIEMANAGGGHDNITCIIADFDGPGLGPAETAPKAAYQQYPLPDLEDDDERSARRITMKTGPSKPGSDVKRAPIEYEDPAPTLPTGASLPWSLIALGAVLLGALVLFAFFIAYGLSTSADDETLPSPAAPIVGTAPVELRIRTDIPNGHLFVDGEDYGPVTSGADVQLELPPGPHRLEIRVAGAPVVSSELTLRPGIPGDVLLSGPEAPPPGDDTPGAAPAPSPSGATEMSAF; translated from the coding sequence ATGAAGACCCCGTCTTCCGTGTCGCCGTCTCCCGTGCCGAGCGGGCCCATCCACGTCCGCTTCTTCGGGGCCACCAACGTGGGCCTCATCCGCGAGCACAACGAAGACAACCTGACGGTCGGCAACCTCACCACCAAGGTGCGCGACCTGCCCGATGGTCAGGTGCAAGAGGCGGTGGTGCAGGCCGACGGCATCCTGTTGGCCGTGTGCGATGGCATGGGCGGCGCGGCGGCCGGCGAGGTCGCGAGCCAGATGGCCGTGGACACCATCTTCGAGATCATGGCCGGCGGCACCACGTGCGCCACACGTGACGACCTCGCGCGCCGGCTCGTCTACTCCATCGAGGATGCGGGCGGACGCATCTTCGGCTCGGCCAAGATGGACCGCACGCGCCGCGGCATGGGCACCACGGCCACGGCGGCAGCGCTCATCGACAAGGTGCTGTTCGTGGGCCAGGTCGGCGACAGCCGTGCCTACGTGCTGCGCAACGGGCAGCTCTCGCTCATCACCAAGGACCAGAGCCTGGTCAACCAGCTCATCGAAGCGGGCCAGCTCACCGAGGAGGAGGCCGAGTCCTTCGAGCACTCCAACATCATCCTGCAGGCCCTCGGCACTACCGAGGACGTCTCCGTGGACCTCACGTTCCTCGAGCTGCGCCAGGGCGACCGCATCATGATGTGCTCGGATGGCCTGAGCGGCATGGTGCACGCCGAGATCATCCGCGAGGTGCTGGCGGAGGTGAAGGACATCCCGGCGTGCTGCGCCCGCCTCATCGAGATGGCCAACGCCGGCGGCGGTCACGACAACATCACCTGCATCATCGCCGATTTCGATGGCCCTGGGCTCGGGCCCGCCGAGACCGCTCCGAAGGCCGCCTATCAGCAGTATCCGCTGCCGGACCTCGAAGACGACGACGAGCGCTCCGCGCGGCGCATCACCATGAAGACCGGGCCCAGCAAGCCCGGCAGCGACGTCAAGCGCGCCCCCATCGAATACGAGGACCCCGCGCCCACGCTGCCCACCGGCGCTTCGCTGCCTTGGTCGCTCATTGCCCTCGGCGCCGTCCTGTTGGGCGCGCTGGTGCTCTTCGCGTTCTTCATCGCCTACGGGCTCTCCACCTCCGCCGATGACGAGACGCTGCCATCGCCCGCGGCACCCATCGTGGGCACCGCTCCCGTGGAGCTGCGCATCCGCACCGACATCCCCAATGGGCACCTCTTCGTGGATGGCGAGGACTACGGCCCGGTGACCTCCGGGGCCGACGTGCAGCTCGAGCTCCCGCCCGGGCCTCATCGCCTCGAGATCCGCGTCGCGGGCGCCCCCGTGGTCAGCTCCGAGCTGACGCTGCGTCCCGGCATCCCCGGCGACGTGTTGCTGAGTGGACCCGAGGCTCCTCCCCCCGGCGACGACACCCCCGGCGCTGCGCCCGCCCCGAGCCCGAGCGGCGCAACCGAGATGTCTGCCTTCTAG
- a CDS encoding FHA domain-containing protein: MIRLHQTFGAHTGRTLTFDGGPIRCGRQPENELAFDPNADLDASGFHAELVLTGTTWRLTDTKSRNGTWVNGERVTEATLADGDEIEFGAGGPRVRVELFSPDAPTMRPASGHGSIRPPPLGDRAVLFVPVSSPTPPPPDAPVASSVVQTARSLPADEVAKRPSYPTPPVPPARKGVRGWVVALLGCSGLLVAGLAVGVGLWWVQRVRTPPPTAADATRIATAHAGALFTVLHRDPLGREHEICAGFAVRRDLIATSARCIHALQAAAESGHRAFARPPGGVLQDVAHMYRHPGMPAGAQVGPDVGLLRVTGSAPALTSLAPVDEVSGLPDGTAIFVWAAAGSGGGLRGGRVTNVADLPGAGPDQQLLHGLVGTPGSPVFDREGRVVAVHAGTVGQDAVPGYGVRIDVLHGLLAGL; this comes from the coding sequence TTGATCCGCCTTCACCAGACGTTCGGAGCCCACACAGGCAGAACGCTCACGTTCGACGGCGGGCCGATTCGCTGTGGGCGCCAGCCGGAGAACGAGCTGGCCTTCGACCCCAACGCGGACCTGGACGCTTCGGGCTTCCACGCAGAGCTGGTGCTGACAGGGACCACCTGGCGGCTGACCGACACCAAGAGCCGCAACGGCACGTGGGTCAATGGCGAGCGCGTCACCGAGGCCACCCTGGCGGACGGCGACGAGATCGAGTTCGGCGCAGGGGGCCCGCGCGTGCGCGTGGAGCTCTTCTCGCCGGACGCGCCCACCATGCGTCCCGCCAGCGGGCACGGCTCCATCCGGCCCCCGCCGCTGGGTGACCGCGCAGTGCTGTTCGTCCCCGTGTCTTCGCCCACGCCACCTCCGCCCGACGCGCCGGTGGCGTCCAGCGTGGTGCAGACAGCGCGCAGCCTGCCCGCCGACGAAGTGGCCAAGCGTCCTTCGTATCCAACGCCTCCGGTGCCACCTGCGCGCAAGGGCGTGCGTGGCTGGGTGGTGGCGTTGCTGGGCTGCAGTGGCCTGCTGGTGGCCGGCCTCGCCGTGGGTGTGGGGCTCTGGTGGGTCCAGCGCGTGCGCACGCCACCGCCCACTGCGGCCGACGCCACGCGCATCGCCACCGCCCACGCCGGTGCGCTCTTCACCGTGCTGCACCGCGACCCGCTCGGGCGCGAGCACGAGATCTGCGCGGGCTTCGCCGTGCGCCGGGACCTGATCGCCACGTCGGCGCGCTGCATCCACGCACTGCAGGCGGCGGCCGAGAGCGGGCATCGCGCCTTCGCGCGCCCGCCGGGCGGCGTGCTCCAGGACGTGGCCCACATGTACCGTCACCCCGGGATGCCCGCAGGCGCGCAGGTGGGCCCCGACGTGGGTCTCTTGCGGGTGACGGGGAGCGCGCCGGCGCTCACGTCGCTCGCGCCGGTGGACGAGGTGTCCGGGCTGCCCGACGGCACCGCCATCTTCGTGTGGGCAGCGGCCGGCAGTGGCGGTGGCCTGCGTGGTGGCCGCGTCACCAACGTGGCGGACCTGCCCGGTGCCGGCCCCGACCAGCAGCTGCTCCACGGGCTCGTGGGCACACCAGGCTCACCCGTGTTCGACCGTGAGGGCCGCGTGGTGGCCGTGCACGCAGGCACGGTGGGACAAGACGCCGTCCCGGGATACGGCGTGCGCATCGACGTGCTGCACGGGCTGCTGGCCGGGCTCTAG